A DNA window from Amycolatopsis sp. DSM 110486 contains the following coding sequences:
- a CDS encoding thiopeptide-type bacteriocin biosynthesis protein, producing MLETLLRPDWRYWRVYVPDLPSVTRLLNEVVRPVVTEHPLRRWFFLQYMDMSGLQLRVRVQAQPDAGAVVEADLDRRFAERGTEVVKRWYEPELAKFRGPDGVEFAERVAHLGSDTALELLPGRASTHRITQAAAHTAAIVEGLPADQQVSFLHQYAWYWSGRGARTVAWRPAAATARPDDPAAVRQAGRLFENVTRELATDRVGKPLRRYAERFWTEYRESARRVSPYRAAFQHVHLMNNRLGAVPGEEAQIARLLWVRRLRSIGN from the coding sequence ATGCTTGAGACCTTGCTGCGGCCCGACTGGCGTTACTGGCGCGTGTACGTCCCGGACCTCCCGTCCGTCACGCGGCTGCTGAACGAGGTGGTGCGGCCGGTGGTCACTGAACACCCGTTGCGCCGTTGGTTTTTCCTGCAGTACATGGACATGTCGGGCCTCCAGCTGCGCGTTCGGGTTCAGGCGCAGCCGGATGCCGGTGCCGTGGTCGAAGCCGACTTGGACCGCCGCTTCGCCGAACGCGGCACGGAGGTCGTGAAGCGCTGGTACGAGCCGGAGCTGGCGAAGTTCCGCGGCCCCGACGGCGTCGAGTTCGCCGAGCGCGTGGCCCACCTGGGCAGCGACACCGCGCTGGAGTTGCTCCCCGGCCGCGCCTCCACCCACCGCATCACGCAGGCCGCGGCCCACACCGCCGCGATCGTCGAGGGCCTGCCCGCCGACCAGCAGGTGAGCTTCCTGCACCAGTACGCCTGGTACTGGTCGGGCCGCGGCGCGCGCACGGTCGCCTGGCGCCCGGCCGCGGCCACCGCCCGCCCGGACGACCCGGCCGCGGTGCGCCAGGCGGGCCGGCTGTTCGAGAACGTGACGCGCGAACTGGCCACCGACCGCGTCGGCAAGCCCCTGCGCCGCTACGCCGAGCGCTTTTGGACGGAGTACCGCGAATCGGCACGGCGAGTTTCGCCTTACCGTGCGGCATTCCAGCACGTCCACCTCATGAACAACCGGCTCGGCGCAGTTCCCGGAGAGGAGGCCCAAATCGCGCGGTTGTTGTGGGTGCGGCGATTGCGTAGCATCGGTAATTGA
- a CDS encoding trypsin-like serine protease: protein MRVRAALTAAALLPLLTAGPALAVADGTDVAPGQYGFTAKLTMASIPRPDGSTYTSFCSGSLVAPTWILTTGHCFHDAQRNRVSGPVPYPTTVTLGLVDEAKEAGVTRKATQVLQSAENDVALVQLDSAVPNITPLTVNRLIPAAGQRLTLAGWGSHTAKNPVPSSKLQQGTVQIASVGSTTVGVRGVAPSPTTSACVYDSGAPYFVPSGSGGQLISVETTGPDCPHATVETTSRVDVIADWIAARTK from the coding sequence ATGCGCGTCCGCGCCGCTCTCACCGCAGCAGCCCTCCTGCCCCTCCTCACCGCCGGCCCAGCCCTGGCCGTCGCCGACGGGACCGACGTGGCCCCGGGCCAGTACGGCTTCACGGCCAAGCTGACCATGGCGAGCATCCCGCGCCCGGACGGGAGCACGTACACGAGCTTCTGCTCGGGCTCCCTCGTCGCGCCCACGTGGATCCTCACGACCGGCCACTGCTTCCACGACGCGCAGCGCAACCGCGTGTCCGGCCCGGTGCCGTACCCGACCACCGTCACGCTCGGCCTGGTCGACGAAGCGAAGGAGGCGGGCGTCACCCGCAAGGCCACGCAGGTGCTGCAATCCGCGGAGAACGACGTCGCCCTCGTGCAGCTCGACAGCGCGGTCCCGAACATCACGCCGCTGACCGTGAACCGCCTGATCCCGGCCGCCGGCCAGCGTCTCACCCTCGCGGGCTGGGGCAGCCACACGGCGAAGAACCCCGTGCCGTCCTCGAAGCTGCAGCAGGGCACCGTGCAGATCGCCTCCGTGGGCAGCACCACCGTCGGCGTCCGCGGCGTCGCGCCCTCGCCCACCACCAGCGCATGCGTCTACGACTCGGGCGCGCCCTACTTCGTCCCGTCCGGCAGCGGCGGCCAGCTCATCTCCGTGGAGACGACCGGCCCGGACTGCCCTCACGCGACCGTCGAAACGACGTCGCGAGTGGACGTTATCGCGGATTGGATCGCGGCTCGCACGAAATAG
- a CDS encoding trypsin-like serine protease, with protein MRVRAIVSAALLTLGAALATVAPASAVANGSDVPQGRFEFAAKLTMTNIPRPDGTHYDSGCSGALVAPQWILTAGHCFHDVNRNPISGPVPYPTSVLLGTTVQRGKLGVTRQVTDVVQAGAGDIALAKLDKPVRGITPLKVSRSEPTVGQKLTLAGWGALSSVDAAPSMKLQQGTVAVGEVAATTLGVHGVAPAADTSACLYDSGAPYFVASGHGGRIVAVESEGPDCPHDQLETTSRVDVVADWVLSQTH; from the coding sequence ATGCGCGTTCGCGCGATTGTTTCCGCGGCTCTGCTCACGCTCGGGGCCGCGCTCGCCACCGTCGCACCCGCTTCGGCCGTCGCCAACGGATCCGACGTGCCGCAGGGCCGGTTCGAGTTCGCCGCGAAGCTCACGATGACGAACATCCCGCGGCCCGACGGCACGCACTACGACAGCGGTTGCTCGGGCGCGCTCGTCGCGCCGCAGTGGATCCTCACCGCCGGCCACTGCTTCCACGACGTGAACCGCAACCCGATCTCCGGCCCGGTGCCGTACCCGACTTCGGTGCTGCTCGGCACCACCGTGCAGCGCGGCAAGCTCGGCGTGACGCGCCAGGTCACCGACGTGGTCCAGGCCGGCGCAGGCGACATCGCGCTCGCGAAACTCGACAAGCCGGTTCGCGGGATCACGCCGCTCAAGGTGAGCCGCTCCGAGCCGACGGTCGGGCAGAAGCTCACCCTCGCCGGCTGGGGAGCACTGAGCTCAGTGGACGCGGCTCCGTCGATGAAGCTGCAGCAGGGCACCGTGGCAGTCGGCGAGGTCGCGGCCACCACCCTCGGCGTGCACGGCGTCGCGCCGGCCGCGGACACCAGCGCCTGCCTCTACGACTCGGGCGCACCTTACTTCGTGGCTTCGGGCCACGGTGGCCGGATCGTGGCGGTCGAGTCGGAAGGCCCCGACTGCCCACACGACCAGCTGGAGACGACCTCACGCGTCGACGTGGTGGCCGACTGGGTGCTGTCGCAGACCCACTGA
- a CDS encoding FKBP-type peptidyl-prolyl cis-trans isomerase — translation MTLEKPEIDRPDGPPPAELEITDLTVGDGAEAQPGNAVTVHYVGVSHSTGAEFDASWNRGEPLRFALGAGQVIPGWDQGVAGMKIGGRRQLVIPPHLAYGERGAGGVIKPNETLIFVVDLVGVN, via the coding sequence ATGACCTTGGAAAAGCCCGAAATCGACCGCCCGGACGGACCCCCTCCCGCCGAACTGGAGATCACCGACCTCACCGTCGGTGACGGCGCGGAGGCCCAGCCGGGCAATGCAGTGACGGTCCACTACGTCGGCGTCTCGCACTCCACCGGTGCGGAGTTCGACGCGTCCTGGAACCGCGGCGAGCCGCTGCGCTTCGCGCTCGGCGCCGGCCAGGTCATCCCCGGCTGGGACCAGGGAGTGGCCGGCATGAAGATCGGCGGCCGTCGCCAGCTGGTGATCCCGCCGCACCTCGCGTACGGCGAGCGTGGCGCGGGCGGCGTGATCAAGCCGAACGAGACGCTGATCTTCGTCGTCGACCTCGTCGGCGTGAACTGA
- a CDS encoding penicillin acylase family protein, translating into MRRRIRTLAVSALAVVAVGLVTAVGGAPPASAALPGNDYCAGQCNDILPPGENGGATLAEILGNKAFGTQPAHADDQLGKYADLAGGYKTLTTDTIGKFFNDSSFGVPADQVASTLQPRSDVTITRDKATGVPHIQGTTRSGTEFGAGYAAAQDRLWLMDIMRRVGRGQLTSYAGGAPANRELEQSFFAAAPYTEDELQQQIEATAASGPRGRQGLADSQAYVDGINKYITDSHNGRYFPGEYVLTGHVDAITNAGTIEPFKLTDLVVLASVVGAQFGAGGGGEVQNAIAKLALQEKYGVAKGEQVWQSLRSADDPEAVKTLHDGQTFDYGMTPANPQGLALPDKGSVTPQQLVYDQSGSATTDSPAKVDVKAPADQQAAKGMFDNGVLPGDMLSDKHGMSNALVVSGSKTASGHPVAVFGPQTGYFAPQLLLLQELQGPGISARGASFAGISMYVLLGRGQDYSWSATTSAQDIIDTFALPLCDPSGKPATKDSNYYLYQGQCLPMDTVERKNTWSPTVADGTAAGSYTLRSYRTKYGPVVSRATIGGKPVAYASLRSSYFHEVDSLIGFQEFNDPDFIHSAADFQRAASDVNFTFNWFYADSKDVAYFNSGANPVRNSTVDPMMPVWGDKGYDWQGWNPDGNKANYTPASQHPQSVNQDYYVSWNNAQAKGYASGGADKSAVHRADQLDTRVKALINSGTKVTRVNLAQAMEDAALADLRAEEVLPLLLQVLDKTPLTGAAADAKAKLKTWLQHGHQRVESAPGSKAYNDADAIRIMDAWWPLLVTAEFKPALGDDAFTAMTNVLQVNESPSGFQNELPGKHVGQPHQGSSYQHGWWGYVSKDIRTVLGQPVAGPLGSTFCGGGDLTTCRTALVDSLTAAAAQPATTVYPGDADCSAGDQWCADTVIQRPLGGITHDKISTQNRPTFQQVVEYPAHRGDNVSNLAAGKPVSATSAETGFYNSPASNAVDANANTRWASDWSDNQSITVDLGSVQQVARVVLSWEAAYAKGYKVQLSADGENWRDAAVVTDGNGGADNVSFTPSDARFVRMQGVQRGTGYGYSLYEFEVYAH; encoded by the coding sequence ATGCGACGACGCATCCGCACCCTGGCTGTTTCGGCCCTGGCCGTTGTCGCGGTGGGACTCGTGACAGCGGTCGGCGGCGCGCCACCCGCCTCGGCAGCCTTGCCCGGCAACGACTACTGCGCCGGCCAGTGCAACGACATCCTCCCGCCGGGGGAGAACGGCGGCGCGACGCTGGCGGAGATCCTCGGCAACAAGGCGTTCGGCACGCAGCCCGCGCACGCCGACGACCAGCTCGGCAAGTACGCCGACCTCGCCGGCGGCTACAAGACGCTGACCACCGACACCATCGGCAAGTTCTTCAACGACTCCTCCTTCGGCGTCCCCGCCGACCAGGTCGCGAGCACGCTCCAGCCCCGCTCCGACGTCACGATCACGCGCGACAAAGCCACCGGCGTCCCGCACATTCAGGGCACCACGCGCTCGGGCACCGAGTTCGGCGCCGGCTACGCGGCCGCGCAGGACCGCTTGTGGCTCATGGACATCATGCGCCGCGTCGGCCGCGGTCAGCTGACCTCGTACGCAGGTGGCGCGCCCGCGAACCGCGAGCTCGAGCAGTCGTTCTTCGCCGCCGCGCCCTACACCGAGGACGAGCTGCAGCAGCAGATCGAAGCGACGGCCGCCAGCGGCCCGCGCGGCAGGCAGGGCCTCGCCGACTCCCAGGCCTACGTCGACGGGATCAACAAGTACATCACCGATTCCCACAACGGCCGCTACTTCCCGGGCGAGTACGTGCTCACCGGTCACGTCGACGCGATCACCAACGCCGGCACTATCGAGCCGTTCAAGCTCACCGACCTCGTGGTGCTCGCGTCCGTGGTCGGCGCGCAGTTCGGCGCAGGCGGCGGTGGTGAGGTGCAGAACGCGATCGCGAAGCTCGCGCTGCAGGAGAAGTACGGCGTCGCCAAGGGCGAGCAGGTCTGGCAGAGCCTGCGCTCGGCCGACGACCCCGAGGCCGTGAAGACGCTGCACGACGGCCAGACCTTCGACTACGGCATGACCCCGGCGAACCCGCAGGGCTTGGCCTTGCCGGACAAGGGTTCCGTCACGCCGCAGCAGCTCGTCTACGACCAGTCGGGCTCCGCGACCACCGACTCGCCCGCGAAGGTCGACGTCAAGGCGCCGGCGGACCAGCAGGCGGCGAAAGGCATGTTCGACAACGGCGTGCTGCCCGGCGACATGCTGAGCGACAAGCACGGCATGTCCAACGCGCTCGTCGTCTCGGGTTCGAAGACCGCCAGCGGCCACCCGGTCGCCGTGTTCGGCCCGCAGACCGGGTACTTCGCGCCGCAGCTGCTCCTACTGCAGGAACTTCAGGGCCCGGGCATCAGCGCGCGCGGCGCGTCGTTCGCCGGCATCTCGATGTACGTCCTGCTCGGCCGCGGCCAGGACTACTCGTGGAGCGCCACGACGTCGGCGCAGGACATCATCGACACGTTCGCGCTCCCGCTGTGCGACCCGAGCGGCAAACCGGCCACGAAGGACTCGAACTACTACCTCTACCAGGGCCAGTGCCTGCCGATGGACACCGTGGAGCGCAAGAACACCTGGTCTCCGACGGTGGCCGACGGCACCGCCGCCGGTTCGTACACGCTGCGCAGCTACCGCACGAAGTACGGCCCGGTCGTCAGCCGCGCGACGATCGGCGGCAAGCCGGTGGCGTACGCGTCGCTGCGGTCCTCGTACTTCCACGAGGTCGATTCGCTCATCGGCTTCCAGGAGTTCAACGACCCCGACTTCATCCACTCCGCGGCCGACTTCCAGCGGGCCGCGAGCGACGTGAACTTCACCTTCAACTGGTTCTACGCCGACTCCAAGGACGTCGCCTACTTCAACTCCGGCGCCAACCCCGTCCGCAATTCCACTGTGGACCCGATGATGCCGGTGTGGGGCGACAAGGGCTACGACTGGCAGGGCTGGAACCCCGACGGCAACAAGGCGAACTACACGCCGGCCTCGCAGCACCCGCAGTCGGTCAACCAGGACTACTACGTCAGCTGGAACAACGCGCAGGCCAAGGGCTACGCCTCGGGCGGCGCCGACAAGTCGGCCGTGCACCGAGCCGACCAGCTCGACACGCGTGTGAAGGCGCTCATCAACAGCGGCACCAAGGTGACGCGCGTGAACCTCGCGCAGGCCATGGAGGACGCGGCGCTCGCCGACTTGCGGGCCGAGGAGGTCTTGCCGCTTCTGCTGCAGGTGCTCGACAAGACGCCGCTCACCGGCGCGGCGGCCGACGCCAAGGCGAAGCTGAAGACGTGGCTGCAGCACGGTCACCAGCGCGTGGAATCGGCGCCGGGCAGCAAGGCGTACAACGACGCCGACGCGATCCGGATCATGGACGCGTGGTGGCCGCTGCTCGTCACCGCGGAGTTCAAGCCCGCCCTGGGCGACGACGCGTTCACCGCGATGACGAACGTGCTGCAGGTCAACGAAAGCCCGTCCGGTTTCCAGAACGAGCTGCCGGGCAAGCACGTCGGCCAGCCGCACCAGGGTTCGTCGTATCAGCACGGCTGGTGGGGTTACGTCAGCAAGGACATCCGCACGGTGCTGGGGCAGCCCGTCGCCGGTCCGCTGGGCAGCACGTTCTGCGGCGGCGGCGACCTCACCACCTGCCGCACCGCGCTGGTCGACTCCCTCACGGCGGCCGCGGCGCAGCCCGCCACCACCGTGTACCCGGGTGACGCCGACTGCTCGGCCGGTGACCAGTGGTGCGCCGACACCGTGATCCAGCGGCCGCTCGGCGGCATCACGCACGACAAGATCAGCACGCAGAATCGGCCGACGTTCCAGCAGGTCGTGGAGTACCCGGCCCACCGCGGCGACAACGTCAGCAACCTCGCCGCGGGCAAGCCGGTGAGCGCCACGAGCGCCGAGACGGGCTTCTACAACTCGCCCGCGTCGAACGCCGTGGACGCCAACGCGAACACGCGGTGGGCCAGCGACTGGAGCGACAACCAGTCGATCACCGTCGACCTCGGTTCGGTGCAGCAGGTCGCGCGGGTGGTGCTGTCGTGGGAAGCGGCGTACGCGAAGGGCTACAAGGTGCAGCTCTCGGCCGACGGCGAGAACTGGCGTGACGCGGCCGTGGTGACCGACGGCAACGGCGGCGCGGACAACGTGTCGTTCACCCCGTCGGACGCCCGGTTCGTCCGGATGCAGGGCGTGCAGCGGGGGACCGGTTACGGCTACTCGCTGTACGAGTTCGAGGTGTACGCGCACTGA
- a CDS encoding PLP-dependent aspartate aminotransferase family protein, with protein MDDWTPRTIAIAAGRPHGPGEPLNTPIVATSTFEAGGDSVYARSDGTETWHALEEAVGALEGGHATSFGSGVATLSAVLDTLPVGSSVAVPTFSYAVTRGAMHHAEKMGRITVTELEPTDTQAWLDCDADLLWLESPTNPTLEVMEIETIARGTRGRVVVDNTFATPLHQQPLKLGADIVVHSATKLIGGHSDLLLGITVAADETIAAELRGARTRIGSTPGALEAWLALRGLRTMPVRLAEQTKTAALLASRLAEHPAVTKVRYPGFGMMVSFELATAEAADKVCSTVRLIRAATSLGGVESLVERRAWLPGEERVPAGLLRFSVGLEDPEDLWRDLVTALG; from the coding sequence ATGGACGATTGGACACCGCGCACGATCGCGATCGCGGCCGGGCGGCCGCACGGCCCCGGCGAGCCCCTGAACACTCCGATCGTGGCCACGAGCACGTTCGAAGCCGGCGGTGACTCCGTCTACGCGCGCTCCGACGGCACCGAGACCTGGCACGCGCTCGAAGAGGCCGTCGGTGCGCTGGAAGGCGGCCACGCCACCAGCTTCGGCTCCGGTGTCGCGACCCTGTCGGCCGTGCTGGACACGCTGCCGGTCGGCTCGTCCGTGGCGGTCCCGACGTTCAGCTACGCGGTGACGCGCGGCGCGATGCACCACGCGGAGAAAATGGGCCGCATCACCGTCACCGAGCTCGAACCCACCGACACGCAGGCGTGGCTCGACTGCGACGCCGACCTGCTGTGGCTCGAGTCGCCGACGAACCCGACGCTCGAAGTGATGGAGATCGAGACCATCGCGCGCGGCACCCGCGGCCGGGTCGTCGTGGACAACACCTTCGCGACGCCGCTGCACCAGCAGCCGCTGAAGCTGGGCGCGGACATCGTGGTGCACAGCGCGACGAAGCTCATCGGCGGTCACAGCGACCTGTTGCTGGGCATCACTGTCGCGGCCGACGAGACCATCGCGGCCGAGCTGCGCGGCGCGCGTACGCGCATCGGCTCGACGCCCGGCGCGCTCGAAGCGTGGCTCGCCTTGCGTGGCCTGCGCACGATGCCGGTGCGGCTTGCGGAGCAGACGAAAACGGCGGCACTGCTGGCTTCCCGCTTGGCGGAACACCCGGCCGTCACGAAGGTGCGTTACCCCGGGTTCGGGATGATGGTGTCGTTCGAGCTGGCCACGGCCGAAGCCGCCGACAAGGTGTGTTCCACTGTCCGGCTGATCCGCGCGGCGACGAGCCTCGGCGGCGTGGAAAGCCTGGTGGAGCGGCGTGCGTGGCTGCCGGGTGAGGAGCGTGTGCCCGCCGGTTTGCTGCGCTTCAGTGTCGGCCTGGAGGACCCGGAAGACCTCTGGCGCGACCTCGTTACCGCATTGGGCTGA
- a CDS encoding class F sortase yields MGKCGQGVAIAGALLLSLTLSGCGSDAPATAAKPAPVSKPVPVTKPFTGLRPTSVEIPKIGAKSSLITVLPNKDGQISVPSVKTPMQAAWYRLSPVPGEVGPAIVLGHVDGNHQPGIFYKLKDVNPGDEVDIERSDGKKLKFVVDHKDEVPKDTFPTQAVFGNTDKPQLRLITCGGVFDHAEHSYKDNIVVYANLVS; encoded by the coding sequence ATTGGTAAGTGCGGGCAGGGCGTCGCGATCGCGGGCGCCCTGCTCCTTTCCCTGACGCTGAGCGGCTGCGGTTCGGATGCCCCGGCAACCGCCGCGAAGCCCGCGCCGGTGAGCAAGCCGGTGCCGGTGACCAAACCGTTCACCGGGCTGAGGCCGACGTCGGTGGAGATCCCGAAGATCGGCGCGAAGTCGTCACTGATCACCGTGCTGCCCAACAAGGACGGGCAGATCTCGGTGCCGTCGGTGAAGACGCCGATGCAGGCCGCGTGGTACCGCCTCTCGCCCGTGCCGGGTGAGGTCGGCCCGGCGATCGTGCTGGGGCACGTCGACGGCAACCACCAGCCGGGCATCTTCTACAAGCTCAAGGACGTCAACCCCGGCGACGAGGTCGACATCGAGCGCAGCGACGGCAAGAAGCTGAAGTTCGTGGTGGACCACAAGGACGAGGTCCCCAAGGACACCTTCCCCACGCAGGCGGTCTTCGGCAACACCGACAAGCCGCAGCTGCGGCTGATCACGTGCGGTGGCGTGTTCGACCACGCCGAGCACAGCTACAAGGACAACATCGTCGTGTACGCGAACCTCGTCTCCTGA
- a CDS encoding FadR/GntR family transcriptional regulator, whose protein sequence is MKFEPVAPVRAYERIVEQIEEAVVSGRLKPGERLPGERELMTQFGVGRSTVREALRVLQAAELIRSRPGDPRGPEVLAASPAALHRSMHRLARADHVGLAELLQFRMVLDGSAHLLAAQLRTEADLSALDTALAAMRAGAQEGFAQFSRADVAFHETIARASRNPLLVVSAEVVRGVVLELIEDKLSHARDRSALMQSWLGHHAEVLEAVRAADGELAARLARRALYDNYAEYVPEEQRGLLTPLL, encoded by the coding sequence ATGAAGTTCGAGCCGGTGGCCCCGGTCCGCGCCTACGAGCGGATCGTGGAGCAGATCGAGGAGGCCGTGGTCAGCGGCCGCCTCAAACCCGGCGAGCGCCTGCCCGGCGAACGCGAGCTCATGACGCAGTTCGGCGTCGGCCGCTCGACGGTGCGGGAAGCATTGCGCGTGCTGCAGGCCGCCGAGCTGATCCGGTCGCGGCCCGGCGACCCGCGTGGCCCCGAGGTGCTGGCCGCGTCACCGGCGGCGTTGCACCGCTCGATGCACCGGCTCGCCCGCGCCGACCACGTGGGGCTGGCGGAGCTGCTGCAGTTCCGGATGGTGCTCGACGGTTCGGCCCACCTGCTGGCCGCGCAGCTGCGCACCGAAGCCGATCTGTCCGCTTTGGACACCGCGCTCGCGGCCATGCGCGCCGGCGCGCAGGAGGGGTTCGCGCAGTTCAGCCGGGCCGACGTGGCGTTCCACGAGACGATCGCCCGCGCGTCCCGAAACCCGCTGCTGGTGGTGAGCGCCGAGGTCGTGCGCGGAGTGGTGCTGGAGCTGATCGAGGACAAACTCTCGCATGCCCGCGACCGTTCGGCGTTGATGCAGTCGTGGCTGGGCCACCACGCCGAGGTGCTGGAAGCCGTGCGCGCGGCCGACGGCGAACTGGCGGCGCGGCTGGCGCGGCGAGCGCTTTATGACAACTACGCGGAGTATGTGCCGGAAGAGCAGCGCGGGCTGCTCACGCCGTTGCTCTGA
- a CDS encoding ABC transporter substrate-binding protein, which produces MRARLHLAALAVLLAASACSAGSSASVSSGPDTLSVGFTAEPANFDFTHADGAAIPQALLYNVYEGLVKLDARGRIVPLLAKSWTVSPDRKTYDFQLQPGVKFSNGAPFTASDVKFSLLRVKTDWTISIKSAMDVVDHVDVVSPDHARVVLSKPSNGWLFSLTSRVGAMFSPTGVADLANKPVGTGPYEVASRRRGDSIVLKENPAYWGRKPAYSTVVLKYIADPTALNNALLSNGIDVISSLTSADSIPQFQGDDRFTVLQGTTNSEVTLAFNNQRAPLNDPRVRQALTYAIDRKAVLDLVFNGRGTLIGSMVPPTDPWYEDLSGAYPYDPAKAKQLLAEAGVKNLNLRLRIPNLPYAVSAAQVVQSQLADVGVRTTIEPLDFPAVWLKQVFTDHDYDLSIIQHVEARDITTFGKPTYYWGYDSKRVQQLLAEADSGTSQQQVADMKQVARQLNTDAAADWLFLYPNVIVAKNKVTGFAKNQVSESFDLTGLRPA; this is translated from the coding sequence ATGAGAGCCCGGCTCCACCTCGCGGCGCTCGCGGTGCTGCTCGCGGCGTCCGCCTGCTCGGCCGGCTCCAGCGCGAGCGTGTCGAGCGGTCCCGACACGCTGTCGGTGGGCTTCACGGCCGAGCCGGCGAACTTCGACTTCACCCACGCCGACGGCGCCGCCATCCCGCAGGCCTTGCTGTACAACGTCTACGAGGGCCTGGTGAAGCTCGACGCGCGGGGCCGGATCGTGCCGCTGCTCGCCAAGTCGTGGACCGTGAGCCCCGACCGCAAGACGTACGACTTCCAGCTGCAGCCGGGCGTGAAGTTCAGCAACGGCGCGCCGTTCACCGCGTCGGACGTGAAATTCTCGCTGCTGCGCGTGAAGACCGACTGGACGATCTCGATCAAGTCGGCCATGGACGTGGTCGACCACGTGGACGTCGTCTCGCCCGACCACGCGCGCGTGGTGCTCTCGAAACCCAGCAACGGCTGGCTGTTCAGCCTCACCAGCCGCGTCGGTGCGATGTTCAGTCCGACCGGCGTGGCCGACCTGGCGAACAAACCGGTGGGCACCGGGCCGTACGAGGTCGCGTCGCGCCGACGCGGGGATTCCATCGTGCTCAAGGAGAACCCGGCGTACTGGGGCCGCAAACCGGCGTACTCCACGGTGGTGCTCAAGTACATCGCCGACCCGACCGCGCTCAACAACGCGCTGCTCAGCAACGGCATCGACGTGATCTCCTCACTCACCTCGGCCGACTCGATCCCGCAGTTCCAGGGCGACGACCGGTTCACCGTGCTGCAGGGCACCACCAACAGCGAGGTCACGCTCGCGTTCAACAACCAGCGCGCGCCGCTGAACGACCCGCGCGTGCGCCAGGCCCTGACGTACGCGATCGACCGCAAAGCCGTGCTGGACCTCGTGTTCAACGGCCGCGGCACGCTGATCGGCAGCATGGTCCCGCCCACGGACCCGTGGTACGAGGACCTTTCCGGCGCCTACCCATACGACCCGGCGAAGGCGAAGCAGCTGCTCGCGGAAGCCGGCGTGAAGAACCTCAACCTGCGGCTGCGGATCCCGAACCTGCCGTATGCCGTGTCGGCCGCGCAGGTGGTGCAGTCGCAGTTGGCCGACGTCGGCGTGCGGACCACGATCGAACCGCTCGACTTCCCGGCGGTGTGGCTCAAGCAGGTGTTCACCGACCACGACTACGACCTGTCGATCATCCAGCACGTGGAAGCCCGCGACATCACGACGTTCGGGAAACCCACGTATTACTGGGGGTACGACAGCAAACGGGTGCAGCAGCTGCTGGCCGAGGCCGACAGCGGCACGTCGCAGCAGCAGGTCGCCGACATGAAGCAGGTCGCGCGCCAGCTGAACACGGACGCGGCCGCCGACTGGTTGTTCCTGTACCCCAACGTGATCGTGGCGAAGAACAAGGTCACTGGGTTCGCGAAGAACCAGGTCAGCGAGTCGTTCGACCTCACCGGACTGAGGCCCGCATGA
- a CDS encoding ABC transporter permease codes for MTVKVLRRVAILVASLFVASIVVFLFMAVLPGDPAQVALGVNATPALLAKTRAEFGIDRSLVTQYFSWIGGVLHGDFGRSYVTREAIGPQLLDRLGVTLWLVGAGMVVALVIAVPVGMFAAVRHRKPSGVTVSGLSQIGVAIPAFLAGIILVQIFTVQLRWLPSGGWTPPDQDAGQFVRGLILPALSLGLVQGAVLTRYVRSAVLDTLGQDYLRTARSKGLLPAQALRRHGLRNASVPVVTVLGLQLATLLIGAVVVERVFVLPGLGSMLLDAVSSRDLLTVQGIVLVLVAGVLLVNFVVDVLYTVLDPRLRGS; via the coding sequence ATGACGGTGAAGGTGCTTCGGCGGGTGGCGATCCTCGTGGCGAGTCTCTTCGTCGCGTCGATCGTGGTGTTCCTGTTCATGGCCGTGCTGCCGGGTGATCCGGCACAGGTCGCGCTCGGCGTCAACGCGACGCCGGCGCTGCTGGCGAAGACACGCGCGGAGTTCGGCATCGACCGCTCGCTCGTCACGCAGTACTTCAGCTGGATCGGCGGCGTGCTGCACGGCGACTTCGGCCGCTCGTACGTCACGCGTGAAGCCATCGGGCCGCAGCTGCTCGACCGGCTCGGCGTGACGTTGTGGCTGGTCGGCGCGGGCATGGTGGTGGCGCTGGTGATCGCGGTGCCGGTGGGGATGTTCGCGGCCGTGCGGCACCGCAAGCCCAGTGGGGTCACGGTTTCCGGGCTGTCGCAGATCGGCGTGGCGATCCCCGCCTTCCTCGCCGGGATCATCCTGGTGCAGATCTTCACGGTGCAGCTGCGCTGGCTGCCGAGCGGCGGATGGACGCCGCCGGACCAGGACGCGGGGCAGTTCGTGCGCGGGCTGATCCTGCCGGCGTTGTCACTCGGGTTGGTGCAGGGCGCGGTGCTCACGCGTTACGTCCGCTCGGCCGTGCTCGACACACTGGGCCAGGACTACCTGCGCACGGCACGGTCGAAGGGCCTGTTGCCGGCGCAGGCGTTGCGGCGCCACGGGTTGCGCAACGCGTCGGTGCCCGTCGTGACGGTGCTCGGCCTGCAGCTCGCGACGCTGCTGATCGGCGCGGTGGTGGTGGAGCGCGTGTTCGTGCTGCCGGGCCTGGGCAGCATGCTGCTCGACGCCGTATCGTCGCGCGATCTGCTGACGGTGCAGGGAATCGTGCTGGTGCTCGTGGCGGGGGTGCTGCTGGTGAACTTCGTCGTGGACGTGCTCTACACGGTGCTCGACCCGAGATTGCGGGGCTCGTGA